The Cloeon dipterum chromosome 3, ieCloDipt1.1, whole genome shotgun sequence genome includes a region encoding these proteins:
- the Dlg5 gene encoding disks large homolog 5 isoform X3, translated as MAERKEVNFLAVAAPSDMDVMDEKTAGLERPFPAVSPGGQISGGHEPKVVKVEPKHEVMKRETIKLSAACHTLDSVPTSNPVGTMRVFLSSTSSLSSVSSRDYDGLKQQCEKALHELQTLKRQNVETGRRFEHTAKELDLYRSEHRTAVAQLEAVNQESNNLRSKCAELLNDKQRAERELQNMQMILDEHRKETVEMRRAQQEALGKDSGVNDSMNQHYMNTLRKCDKFKEDYESLRKRYEELKGNHSITVSKMEAVQEEASRYKSQCEDIAEELSSVVRERHGLKQQCTAAIRQWDIALQERNEYRDALGKNNLKVQQQHEEAVKEINSAMALRMKATKELKRLADERNAAIQEYALIMGERDMVHKEIEKLNDDLSEATKKIKALEAGNKEFGDEKKTLSYQIETLKIEISSALQDRDKALKECNDLREKFGGYTSKEESNQESLKSRLEYDIYNRESTRKENNEGASSSRDLYSKAQRERMDNLDQANQEIDRLRKQVDKLQAELQEAIQEAEVSKRRRDWSFSERDKIVLERESIRTLCDRLRKERDRAVSDLAEALRDSDDIKKQRNEASKELKELKEKMEVQLEKEARLKQLHAVGHNHSRDSAIDADMQEWETESFDIDLSGLATEDDLGFDLTGGRDDPQYPNDSAIYISSVVKGSVADGKLKANDCMMRVNNLDCTSVNKHMVLEAMRTGGNVAHIVVRRRRGSARCLYTTQLQLSSNRDHGLTLETGIYISKINPGSLAAKEGNLAVGDRVLSINSKTMDGVKSVSEAMMILAEPADVLTITTLKGMHSPSAPLSSSSSGHITNEDSASYTASPGSNREVGRHRMVNSCSQTEEVEIRRYLTGHTTMEESLSDQAKNISSAFGERAVYKVSDKPASSLNGKAWDMLDMVGKLVGVGARRNSKERNEKKRLSHVPASYERDKEDALAELDQVIDSELDNDPYRGGKTAVVKRSKRREKELEKNRGTWPKCRNGPVIESGTGTILHPRKVKGRLPLSVLLNNPPKYPPDNYKENNKPSTNADANKPLSNNLRELPCTTFTSLDNSMMQYSKSGQLLATQKSFLPAPQPLNSELKSSSELDRNDRLSALTPSDTSIDFSVKSGIVDQGVLEYYVQKKMSNKHSQSDTESNRGHVDSLPAYLKAANTVERVSPHSRIHSHGSPTAVHASLVRPPFSLPQFAALHVGHPHPHPHPTNTNHTSRYYTPNHMQSSQSGESMLSGDTRQYCFEPPYSPSPQPFNHSHSPSVEYIKPRPIMSGHPHSSYRGADEILNPGYCYEGGTFPRKKENQRIRIPSNQSVTSKSSAGKLSTGSIERAVSERGSPMPSITVEVMTHGGEYVSIPECNWSAPYAPGTVRKMCIDKPMEPLQLGIQICCPKSGGVFVSTVNDHSLASRVGLQVGDQLLEVCGINMRSAIYELAANVLRQCGTPLTILVQYSPEKYHRLEEGNSSSSECEEPSRSGSPTPCNSPKPKHKPSPEMRGAPMLLPPSAHGTLTRHQVSQAMSTLTRQNIPKSQHEPRFVFLETKKSSNLGISLVGGNAVGIFIHSVLPNSPAHQAGLRMGDQILEYNGSDLRNATAEEAAFELAKPADKVTVYTQYNLNRYNEVKDQACDSFYIRAMFDRCSDTTDPYLRFRKDDILYVDNTMFNGTPGQWRAWMVDEDGRQHTCGIIPSKFKVEEELLLRRSLGDLEGGDARRGSTTARRSFFRRKKHQRSSSRDSKELASFSNSSAGWYSDSGTLNEEQPLSSYRRVERIDYPVIRPVLIVGPLAEFVVEKLVQDFPDKFYRCTPEMMYSSQVMMEKNLNEGMFCEYRRKGSQFECTTVAAVKEICDKNIHCVLDVSLDAIPRLHRLQIYPIVLLIRFKSAKQIREVKDSRMMEKVSAKAAKEMYEHADKLETDCSQLISATIPGGVNVAYMCTQAKAAVETEQNKMLWVPRGTI; from the exons ATGGCGGAGCGCAAAGAAGTAAACTTTTTGGCAG TGGCTGCTCCGTCCGACATGGACGTGATGGACGAGAAGACGGCCGGACTGGAGCGGCCGTTCCCGGCGGTCAGCCCGGGCGGCCAGATTTCGGGGGGTCATGAGCCAAAGGTGGTCAAGGTGGAGCCCAAGCACGAAGTTATGAAGAGGGAGACAATCAAGTTGTCTGCTGCTTGCCATACCCTGGACAGTGTGCCAACCTCAAACCCAG TTGGGACAATGAGGGTGTTTCTATCATCAACAAGCAGCTTGTCTTCGGTGTCATCTAGAGACTATGACGGACTAAAGCAGCAATGCGAAAAGGCATTGCACGAGCTGCAGACGCTGAAGCGCCAGAACGTCGAAACCGGTCGGCGCTTCGAGCACACGGCAAAGGAGCTCGATTTGTACCGGAGCGAGCACCGAACCGCTGTCGCCCAGCTGGAGGCCGTCAACCAGGAGTCCAACAACCTGAGGAGCAAGTGCGCAGAACTGCTGAACGATAAGCAGCGGGCAGAGAGGGAACTGCAGAACATGCAAATGATCCTTGATGAACATCGCAAGGAGACGGTTGAGATGCGCAGGGCACAGCAAGAGGCCTTGGGCAAGGATAGCGGGGTCAACGACTCAATGAATCAGCACTACATGAACACATTGAGAAAGTGTGACAAGTTTAAGGAAGATTATGAGTCTCTACGCAAGAGGTATGAGGAACTCAAAGGCAACCACTCGATTACTGTTAGTAAAATGGAAGCTGTGcag GAGGAAGCCAGCCGATACAAGTCTCAGTGTGAAGACATTGCTGAAGAACTGAGTAGTGTGGTAAGAGAGAGGCATGGACTGAAGCAGCAGTGCACCGCCGCTATCAGGCAGTGGGACATTGCGCTACAAGAGCGTAATGAATACAGGGATGCTCTTGGAAAG aataatttaaaggTTCAGCAACAGCACGAAGAGGCtgttaaagaaataaattcggcGATGGCGTTGCGCATGAAAGCGACCAAAGAACTGAAACGATTGGCTGACGAGCGCAACGCCGCCATTCAGGAGTATGCGCTGATAATGGGCGAGCGTGATATGGTGCACAAGGAGATTGAAAAGCTCAACGACGACCTTTCAGAGGCCACTAAGAAGATAAAAGCGCTAGAGGCTGGAAACAAAGAGTTTGGCGACGag AAAAAAACGCTCTCCTACCAGATCGAGACGCTGAAAATCGAAATATCGTCAGCGCTTCAAGACCGGGACAAAGCGTTAAAGGAGTGCAATGACCTCCGGGAAAAGTTTGGTGGCTACACATCCAAAGAGGAGTCGAACCAAGAGAGTCTCAAAAGCAGACTGGAATATGACATCTACAACAGAGAAAG TACGAGAAAAGAGAATAACGAGGGAGCAAGCAGCTCTCGGGATTTGTACAGCAAGGCCCAAAGGGAACGGATGGACAATCTTGACCAGGCCAACCAAGAGATTGATAGACTGCGTAAACAAGTGGACAAACTCCAAGCCGAATTGCAAG AGGCTATCCAAGAAGCTGAAGTCTCCAAGCGTCGGCGCGACTGGTCGTTCAGCGAGCGTGACAAAATCGTGCTTGAGCGCGAAAGCATCCGCACCTTGTGTGACAGGCTGCGAAAAGAACGCGACCGTGCGGTTTCAGATTTGGCAGAGGCGCTACGCGACTCCGACGACATCAAGAAACAGCGTAACGAAGCCTCTAAAGAGCTTAAAGAGCTCAA GGAGAAGATGGAAGTGCAACTGGAGAAGGAGGCACGCCTCAAGCAGCTGCATGCCGTGGGACACAACCACAGCAGAGACTCGGCCATTGACGCGGATATGCAGGAGTGGGAGACAGAGAGTTTTGATATAGACCTG AGTGGTCTAGCTACAGAGGACGACCTCGGCTTTGATTTGACTGGCGGCCGTGACGACCCCCAGTACCCCAACGACAGCGCAATCTACATATCTTCTGTAGTAAAGGGCAGCGTGGCTGATGGAAAACTCAA AGCCAATGACTGCATGAtgagagtaaataatttagacTGCACCTCTGTGAACAAGCACATGGTCCTAGAAGCCATGAGGACTGGCGGAAATGTGGCTCATATCGTTGTTAGGAGGCGGAGAGGTAGCGCAAGGTGTCTCTACACCACACAGTTGCAGCTAAGCTCAAACAGAGACCACGGGCTCACTCTGGAGACTGGAATTTAcataagtaaaattaatccaGGCTCCCTTGCTGCAAAAGAAGGCAACCTGGCTGTTGGCGACCGAGTCCTAAGT ATCAATAGCAAAACAATGGATGGCGTCAAAAGTGTATCTGAGGCTATGATGATTCTCGCGGAGCCTGCTGACGTGTTGACCATCACCACGCTGAAGGGCATGCACTCTCCAAGTGCCCCCTTGAGCTCAAGCTCCAGCGGTCACATCACTAACGAGGACAGTGCCTCCTACACGGCTAGCCCAGGATCAAATCGAGAGGTTGGCAGGCATAGAATGGTCAACAGTTGCTCTCAGACTGAGGAAGTAGAGATCAGAAG GTACTTGACTGGCCATACCACTATGGAAGAGTCTCTGTCTGACCAGGCCAAGAATATTAGCAGTGCGTTTGGTGAGAGAGCAGTGTATAAGGTGAGCGACAAGCCAGCTAGTTCGCTGAATGGGAAAGCTTGGGATATGCTGGACATGGTGGGAAAGCTGGTTGGCGTTGGCGCACGCAGAAACAGCAAGGAACGAAACGAGAAGAAACGGCTTAGCCATGTGCCTGCCAGCTATGAACGGGACAAGGAAGATGCTCTCGCTGAGCTGGACCAGGTTATAGACAGTGAACTGGACAATGACCCATATCGAGGAGGCAAAACTGCTGTTGTCAAGAGGAGCAAGAGGAGGGAAAAGGAACTGGAGAAGAACAGAGGCACATGGCCAAAGTGTCGCAATGGGCCTGTCATTGAGTCTGGCACTGGCACTATCCTCCACCCTAGGAAGGTTAAGGGTCGCCTCCCGCTCTCTGTCTTGCTCAACAACCCTCCTAAGTACCCACCAGATAACTACaag GAGAACAACAAGCCATCAACCAACGCTGATGCGAACAAGCCTTTAAGCAACAATCTACGAGAGCTGCCGTGCACAACTTTTACGAGTCTGGACAACTCAATGATGCAATACAGCAAGTCGGGACAACTACTGGCCACCCAAAAGTCATTCCTGCCTGCGCCGCAGCCTTTGAACTCTGAGCTCAAGTCAAGCAGCGAGCTTGATCGCAACGATCGCCTTAGCGCACTCACTCCGTCAGACACGTCCATTGATTTCTCAGTCAAGTCAGGCATTGTTGACCAAGGAGTTCTGGAGTATTatgttcagaaaaaaatgagcaacAAGCATTCGCAGAGTGATACAGAGTCCAACCGCGGCCATGTGGATAGTCTACCAGCTTACCTGAAGGCCGCAAACACAGTGGAGCGAGTGTCGCCTCACAGCCGCATTCATTCACATGGCTCCCCGACTGCGGTCCACGCGTCATTGGTTCGGCCACCATTTTCGCTGCCGCAGTTTGCCGCTCTACACGTTGGCCACCCTCACCCCCATCCACACCCCACCAACACAAACCACACATCAAG GTATTACACCCCAAACCACATGCAGTCCTCGCAGAGCGGCGAGTCGATGTTGTCGGGGGACACCCGTCAATACTGCTTTGAGCCTCCTTACAGCCCCTCGCCACAGCCCTTCAACCACTCGCACTCGCCCTCAGTCGAGTACATCAAGCCGAGGCCCATCATGTCTGGCCACCCACACTCAAGCTACCGTGGTGCAGATGAAATACTCAATCCTGGCTATTGCTATGAAGGTGGAACCTTTCCAAGAAAAAAGGAGAACCAGCGAATTCG aatCCCTTCCAACCAAAGTGTAACAAGTAAGAGCAGTGCTGGGAAACTTTCCACGGGAAGTATTGAGAGGGCTGTGTCCGAGAGGGGCTCACCTATGCCCTCCATCACCGTAGAAGTGATGACACACGGTGGCGAGTACGTCTCTATACCCGAGTGCAACTGGTCTGCCCC TTATGCTCCCGGAACAGTCCGAAAGATGTGCATTGACAAGCCCATGGAGCCTTTGCAACTTGGAATCCAGATTTGCTGTCCCAAGAGTGGTGGCGTCTTTGTATCAACAGTTAATGATCACAGTCTGGCCTCCAGGGTTGGCCTTCAG GTCGGTGACCAACTACTCGAAGTTTGTGGCATCAACATGAGGAGCGCAATCTATGAACTTGCTGCCAACGTTTTACGACAGTGCGGTACTCCACTCACTATTTTGGTTCAGTACAGCCCAGAAA AGTACCACCGTTTGGAAGAGGGCAACAGCTCTAGCAGTGAATGCGAAGAGCCATCACGATCTGGCTCGCCAACCCCGTGCAATTCTCCCAAACCAAAGCACAAACCCTCTCCAGAGATGCGAGGAGCGCCAATGCTCCTTCCTCCCTCTGCCCACGGAACCTTGACCAGGCACCAAGTCAGTCAGGCCATGTCCACCCTTACCAGGCAGAATATTCCCAAGAGTCAGCATGAACCGCGCTTTGTCTTCCTTGAGACCAAAAAGTCAAGCAATCTAGGCATCAGCCTGGTTGGTGGCAACGCGGTGGGCATCTTTATCCACAGCGTACTTCCCAACAGCCCTGCGCACCAGGCTGGCCTCAGGATGGGTGACCAGATCCTTGAATACAACGGCTCAGATCTTCGCAACGCCACTGCTGAGGAGGCTGCTTTTGAGTTGGCTAAACCTGCTGACAAGGTCACCGTTTATACGCAGTACAACTTGAATC GTTATAATGAGGTCAAAGACCAGGCTTGTGACAGTTTCTACATCCGAGCAATGTTTGACCGTTGCTCGGACACTACAGACCCATATCTGCGCTTCAGGAAGGATGATATCCTCTATGTTGACAACACCATGTTTAACGGTACGCCTGGTCAATGGAGAGCGTGGATGGTGGATGAAGATGGTCGCCAACATACTTGCGGCATCATACCCAGCAAATTTAA AGTTGAAGAAGAACTGTTGTTGCGACGGAGTTTGGGTGATTTGGAAGGAGGTGACGCGCGGAGAGGATCTACAACTGCTAGAAGGAGCTTTTTCAGACGGAAGAAGCACCAGCGGTCCTCTTCAAGAGACTCAAAGGAATTGGCTAGCTTCTCTAACAGCAGTGCTGGTTGGTACAGTGACTCGGGCACGCTCAATGAAGAGCAGCCGCTCAGCTCGTACCGTCGAGTGGAGCGCATTGACT ATCCAGTTATTCGACCTGTATTGATTGTCGGACCGCTAGCTGAATTCGTTGTGGAAAAATTGGTGCAAGATTTTCCAGACAAGTTCTACCGATGCACACCAGAGATGATGTACAGCTCGCAGGTGATGATGGAGAAGAACTTAAATGAAGGCATGTTCTGTGAGTACCGACGCAAGGGCAGCCAATTTGAATGCACCACTGTCGCTGCTGTAAAGGAAATCTGTGATAAG AATATCCATTGTGTGCTGGATGTTTCGCTTGATGCCATCCCACGCCTGCACCGGCTGCAGATCTATCCGATTGTTCTGCTCATTCGATTCAAATCAGCAAAGCAAATCAGAGAGGTCAAAGACAGTCGCATGATGGAAAAAGTGTCTGCCAAGGCTGCCAAAGAGATGTATGAACACGCCGATAAACTGGAAACTGACTGCAGCCAACTCATCTCAG CTACTATCCCTGGTGGGGTGAACGTGGCCTACATGTGCACGCAAGCTAAGGCGGCCGTGGAAACTGAGCAGAACAAGATGCTGTGGGTTCCAAGGGGTACCATCTGA